In the genome of Patescibacteria group bacterium, one region contains:
- a CDS encoding Fic family protein, with protein MQKEFERATGKTDLENREASGFWKAITLSNDIGQGDQEINLEVILSLNRCILEHAIPEAAGKLRVTGEDILPLECVEPPPGSMVREKMYQFEKDLKHKIYIVPLRCPKPNNPKHYKKWVDSVFDLAAWVQHSLVAIHPFSEGNGRTARLMTNIILRRYNFPPTDVKIESDDKAKYLNALCQIDMYTDYKPLKDLILKGALATLQKERDMKRRKQAGQ; from the coding sequence ATGCAAAAAGAGTTTGAAAGAGCAACAGGAAAGACCGATTTGGAAAACAGAGAAGCATCTGGCTTTTGGAAAGCAATTACTTTGTCAAATGATATAGGTCAAGGGGATCAAGAAATTAATCTCGAAGTAATTTTAAGTCTCAATCGATGTATTTTAGAGCATGCTATACCAGAAGCAGCTGGAAAACTAAGAGTAACTGGGGAGGATATACTTCCCCTTGAATGTGTAGAGCCTCCACCTGGATCTATGGTTAGAGAGAAAATGTATCAGTTTGAGAAAGATTTAAAACACAAAATTTACATAGTTCCTTTAAGGTGCCCTAAGCCAAATAATCCTAAACACTATAAAAAGTGGGTAGATAGTGTTTTTGACCTTGCAGCATGGGTTCAGCATAGCTTAGTAGCAATACATCCCTTTTCAGAAGGGAATGGAAGGACTGCACGTCTTATGACTAATATTATTCTCAGAAGATACAATTTTCCTCCAACAGATGTGAAAATTGAATCTGATGACAAAGCAAAATATTTAAATGCATTATGTCAAATTGATATGTATACTGATTATAAACCGTTAAAAGATCTGATACTAAAAGGTGCCCTGGCTACATTGCAAAAAGAAAGAGACATGAAAAGAAGAAAGCAAGCAGGTCAATAA